In a single window of the Olivibacter sp. SDN3 genome:
- a CDS encoding glycoside hydrolase family 88 protein, protein MMKKKALSLMSLKLIVLVLSSIAWGQQSMPLLIQENFDFARDQYKTLAKHIPADKMPQNYNPETGKIDARNIEWWCSGFYPGSLWLIYEQTKDPEIHQEALRALKVIEPNKTFTGNHDLGFMMYCSFGNAYRITGERAYKDVLFQSAKSLTTRYRPTIRAIQSWDKNKYWECPVIIDNMMNLEMLNWVSDNGGDKKFKDLAIIHSNTTLKNHFRSDYSSYHVVDYHPENGTVNRKATWQGAANTSSWARGQGWALYGFTMMYRDTRDEKYLKQAEGIAKFILNHPNLPEDKIPYWDFDAPLIPFAVRDASAGALIASALLELGQYVKAEEKQWYVEHAEKMIRSLASNDYRSKPGENGGFLLTHSTGALPLNSEIDIPIIYADYYFLEALKRYKDWYL, encoded by the coding sequence ATGATGAAAAAGAAAGCTTTAAGCTTGATGAGTTTAAAGCTTATCGTCCTAGTACTTAGTTCGATCGCTTGGGGACAACAGAGCATGCCCTTATTAATCCAGGAAAATTTCGATTTCGCACGTGATCAATATAAAACGCTGGCAAAGCATATTCCAGCCGACAAGATGCCGCAAAATTATAATCCTGAAACCGGTAAAATAGATGCACGCAATATAGAATGGTGGTGCAGTGGTTTTTATCCAGGCTCGTTATGGCTAATCTATGAACAAACAAAAGATCCCGAAATACATCAAGAGGCTTTACGGGCACTAAAAGTTATTGAGCCAAACAAAACGTTTACGGGAAACCACGATTTAGGCTTCATGATGTACTGCAGTTTTGGTAATGCCTATCGCATTACGGGCGAAAGAGCCTACAAAGACGTCTTGTTCCAGTCGGCAAAATCGCTAACCACCCGATACCGACCCACCATTCGCGCTATCCAATCCTGGGATAAAAATAAGTATTGGGAATGCCCGGTAATTATTGATAATATGATGAACCTGGAGATGCTTAATTGGGTGAGTGATAACGGTGGAGATAAAAAGTTTAAAGATCTGGCCATCATACATAGTAATACAACTCTGAAAAACCATTTTCGTTCCGATTATAGTTCGTATCATGTGGTTGATTACCATCCGGAAAATGGAACAGTGAACAGAAAAGCTACTTGGCAGGGGGCTGCAAATACTTCATCCTGGGCAAGAGGGCAAGGTTGGGCGCTTTATGGTTTCACCATGATGTATCGTGATACGCGAGATGAAAAATACCTAAAACAGGCAGAAGGTATAGCCAAGTTCATTCTGAATCACCCTAATCTTCCAGAAGATAAAATTCCCTATTGGGATTTTGATGCGCCGTTGATACCATTTGCTGTGCGCGACGCCTCTGCAGGAGCACTTATTGCTTCTGCTTTATTAGAGCTGGGACAATATGTGAAGGCAGAAGAAAAGCAATGGTATGTTGAGCATGCAGAAAAAATGATTCGTTCTTTGGCAAGCAATGATTATCGCTCAAAACCCGGAGAGAATGGCGGCTTCCTATTGACGCATAGTACCGGAGCCCTGCCACTGAACTCAGAGATTGATATCCCGATTATTTATGCTGACTACTATTTTTTGGAAGCGCTGAAGCGATATAAGGATTGGTATCTCTAG
- a CDS encoding alpha-L-fucosidase — MRNSYSFLFILLFTVGQQQVMAHRLAVDPIQEQADKLTWFKEAKFGMFIHWGLYSVLGGTYQGRTMPDTTLPNGKSWYAEWIQQRLEVPDDIYQALKEQFNPVDFDADRWIKEAKNAGMKYFVITAKHHDGFALWDSKVSTYDIAATPFKGRDILGELVEACKKYGLKYGFYYSHWQDWEHPQGALPYWKPKRSSEEFEKYWREKSLPQVQELIENYDPDLLWFDTWDDEAADLITSQRRDELIGLIRKLSDKCLINGRIAMHDPGNDIDFLEMMDNTYPEGLLEKPWQTPATMNHTWAWHDNDFHWKSSGQMLRYLVSNASKGGNYLLNIGPKADGTLPTPAVQRLREMGAWMFSNGEAVYNSLPSELEPQEKVVFTQKEQEGQTYLYAHVLDELPGNLLVLPLPADQIADCRILDTGEELKHVPSEKGGVAITLPERGAYDVAVAVVKIRLE; from the coding sequence ATGAGAAATTCTTATTCATTTTTATTCATATTATTGTTTACCGTGGGTCAACAGCAGGTAATGGCCCACAGACTGGCAGTTGACCCGATACAGGAGCAGGCTGATAAATTAACATGGTTTAAAGAAGCTAAATTTGGCATGTTCATTCATTGGGGTTTATATAGCGTGTTGGGTGGGACATACCAGGGGCGCACTATGCCAGACACTACCTTGCCTAATGGTAAAAGTTGGTATGCCGAATGGATTCAGCAGCGATTGGAAGTGCCTGACGATATTTATCAGGCGCTTAAGGAACAGTTTAACCCGGTTGATTTTGACGCCGATCGATGGATTAAAGAGGCGAAAAATGCAGGGATGAAATATTTTGTGATTACAGCGAAACATCATGACGGTTTTGCCCTTTGGGATTCGAAGGTTTCGACGTATGATATTGCTGCTACACCCTTCAAAGGGCGCGACATCTTAGGCGAACTCGTAGAAGCTTGTAAGAAATACGGACTAAAGTATGGTTTCTACTATTCGCATTGGCAGGACTGGGAACACCCCCAAGGCGCTTTGCCGTACTGGAAGCCCAAGCGTAGCAGCGAAGAATTTGAAAAATATTGGCGAGAAAAAAGTTTGCCGCAGGTACAGGAACTGATCGAAAACTACGACCCCGACTTACTTTGGTTCGATACCTGGGATGACGAGGCAGCAGATTTGATCACATCACAAAGAAGGGACGAATTGATCGGCCTCATTCGTAAATTGAGCGATAAATGTTTAATTAATGGTAGAATCGCTATGCATGACCCGGGAAACGATATCGACTTCCTGGAGATGATGGATAATACTTATCCAGAAGGCCTGCTGGAAAAACCTTGGCAGACACCCGCTACGATGAACCATACCTGGGCTTGGCACGATAATGATTTTCATTGGAAGTCATCAGGACAAATGTTGCGGTACTTAGTGAGTAACGCCAGTAAAGGTGGAAACTATTTGTTAAATATTGGCCCTAAAGCTGATGGAACTTTACCAACTCCCGCTGTCCAGCGGTTAAGAGAAATGGGAGCGTGGATGTTCAGCAACGGAGAGGCTGTTTATAATAGCTTGCCGAGTGAACTTGAACCACAGGAAAAGGTGGTGTTTACCCAAAAGGAACAGGAAGGACAAACCTATCTTTATGCACATGTATTAGATGAGTTGCCAGGTAATTTGTTGGTATTGCCCCTGCCTGCTGATCAAATAGCCGATTGTCGGATATTAGATACGGGAGAGGAACTGAAACATGTACCATCAGAGAAAGGTGGAGTAGCTATTACATTGCCTGAAAGAGGAGCGTACGATGTTGCTGTAGCGGTTGTAAAAATACGTTTGGAATAG